The genomic window ATATATTCAACAAGAGACACAGATTCATcaggaaacaagacaaaaatgtaCTTAGAATTAGAGAAGGATCTGAAATATTAACTAGCTAAAGTAAACACGAGCCTTCACTCACCTGCCTCAGTCTCCAGTTGGAGTCGGATCTGTATGCTGCAGAGCGTGGCTGGCTCAAACCCTGCCTCAGCTCCTTTCTACTTTTTCTGGCTGGCCTCTGAGCtgcaagcatgtgtgtgtgtgtgtttgtgtgtccgtcATTCTACTCCCCTATCACGTCATGCCGCTCTGCTGCTGCCGCAGTACGCCTGTAGCCGTATCCCCacctccttcttttttcctcccctcatcCCGGTCTCTCTCCCCCTGTCTGTCTATGATGCTCTCTCTCAATAATGGACCTGTTGGCTTcgttccctccctccctctccctgagTGAAATATAAGCCCAGCTAGCAAAGACCCGGCTGGTCCATTAGCTGGATGAGTgcggtttgtgtgtctgtgcgagCGCAATCACGGCTGCCTCTATAGTGTGAGTAATACATGGTAATTAAGCAGATGTAGCCACAAATGTGAGAAGCCTAAACCCATCATCTGGCTTTCTAGACCTAATTGGTGGTCATGGAAATCAggatgacaggaaaaaaaaaaagtgccaccTTAATGACAGATTTTCTGACGACAAATGAGAATGTGCACGTCACTATAAACACACATAATCACACAAACgggcacacacatagacacacatcccccctctgtaTCTGTTTATATATCAGTGTGCATGCCTGAATGAACCGGCATCGTGAAGGAGGGCAGCTCATCCATCACTCCTCTAATTTGTCCCACGCTTCTAATGAAAAGAGGGGAGGCGAGACAGAGTGAGAGATAAGTGATGCAAATGAAGGCGAGGAAAGAAGAGCAGGAGGTGGTGTGATGGAGAAAGAAGCATGTGCAGAGTAAACCCTTTCCTCGCATCTTTTCCCAGGTGACACACTCGGAGTAACATTACAAAAACATCCCAGATACCTGACCTTGAGCTTGTCTTCCAAACTTTTCAATACTCATAAACTATGAGGACTATAAAGATCTCATCAGACATTAGGAGGTCTACTTGAATTAAACAATCACATCAACAGAGAGACAAATGCGGTTAAATCACTGCTGGTTTATGTCATTTTACTGCTGGGCAACATCTCTCTGGTCATCTTTACAATTTATTCACAAACTCTTATGAATTTATCAAAAAAAGCACTTCTTATTGTGATAATTCTACGTTTGTTACCTTTTGTAATCATCGGCCACATTTGTGCCTCTCTCTGCATCTCTGCTCATATTTCTGCTGTGCTGGCCAAGAGTTCGAGCCACTATTATAAGAGCCAGTGCTGCATATTTAATGAAGACTGTGACATGCAACAAATTCAGAATCCCATCCTTCCCTTTTACAAAGTAGCTTATGGATCAGCTTCAGTTATTGGTTACGTCTTAAGAGTTTCTAACTATGGGTGAGACTTTGGGGTCTGTTAGGTTGTTTATAGTCTTGTTTTGGCAGGAAAATACAACCTGAGCCTTCTATGGCTGATCACATATTGATCAAGAATTGGCTCTGCATGCTGAGAGATGCATAAACAATGAAAACCAAGCACAATAACTGGATGTTTGCTATTAGAACACATGCATACTGcacacatcccccctccctcctaCTACAGGCACATACTACAGCATTCCCTTCATGCTTTCGACCACAATCACTTTACTGCTGACCTCCAAATACTCACTTTAATGCCACGGTTGCTCCTTTGCTTTCCAGCTACAGAGAGAAAAGATTAAAGTGTGCGAAACTTCTCCAACAAAGTCagccaaaagcagaaaaaaacaaacacatgatcTGTTGCTTTGTCTCATCGTGAAACGGGAAGTGACTTGTGACTGAGGATTATGGGTAGGAGTGTGCAGCCATCTGCAttgatgcatgtgtgcgtgcatatgtgtgtgtgtgtgtgatgggtgTTTGGGTGGGGGTTAATGTCACGGCTAATCTTCTGACGTTCCCCAAGGCATgtatctcccccccccccgagaGACAGACCCTGACAGACGCTGTTATGACAATGAGACACTTGTGTCACTGTCACCCTGAGGGGCATACGGTGGGGTGGAAGGGGGGCCCCGCTCTAACATGTTGACCCCGTGCTGTCTGGAACACGGAGCCTCAGATGGGCAGCTTGACCGAGACAAAtgaaattaagaaaaacaaaagaaggaaggaagcacaaacaaaaaacagagctaTTGCAGCTGAGGGGAAGTTCATAGTTCTCTGTGAAAGTGTACACAGCATCTAATTAGAACAGTGCTTCAGCATCTGAGCTTGTTCCTACTGGATTTATGACTCTGCTTTGTCTGAATGTATGATTGCCACTAGATGGTGGCAGAGTATCATCTTCATATTACAGTATGTTAGTTTGAGACCAGCAAGTTCAAGCAAAGTCTAACCGGTGGAAAAGCTGTAAATCACAACGCCAGAAGGTTTAGTGAAGGTACAGAATCAAGGCAGACCTGCTAATATTATGTTTTATTGTTAAATATGGTAATAAATATGACATGCATTacctatattttattattatttatttaatgtctcaagaaaaaataagaagctctgaaatacttaaataaaaaaggaggtGCTGTAAAAATGAAAGCTAAATCATTACACTGATCACTGCAGTTACACAGTCTGCATATAAAAACTGGGCTTTCCCTCTGGGTCtacaaaatgaaaccaagaATGAAGTGCCTAAAACCTTTCTAATATCCAACCACTTTTTTGGTTTTACACTAAATCTGTACGAGAAAGTTTCTACTGATCACTCGATCTGTGATCTCACTGAACAAATTCGGCACGTTATAGCTTTTGTCTCCATGTTATTCTTCCCCTTACAATATAAGGAACCTTGAAGTGACTGAGGCTgcacaacacaacaaacaagaAGGCTGTTCTTTCACTACATGACAGACAACGATCAGTGGATGTTGCAACATTACTGCAACCTTCAAAGTCTTAGGTTAGATACAACAACATCATGCACACACTTTCCAGAAGTCACAGCTCTGCAGATCGCTGAATACTGTTGGGTTCATCTTGAAGGCGTTAGCTGTTTGTGTCAGGGTAAACTTAGCATAAGGGacaacacagacagcagttgTCCTTATTTGTATTACATGTTAATGACCAAACGATGAAGCAAATAATAAATGACATATAGAAAACTGCAGAATGCTGCTCATGTGGTGATGCGAGGCTGCCCTGAAGTCAGTGGCACTATGAAAACGTGAGCACTGACTCGGCACACAACAAGACAATAATGAATCTGTCACTTGATGTCCTGAACTGCAATTAGTCTCATTTATTCTATGCATGCTGCACGAGCTAATCCCATTTCACTTCAGCTTGATGGAAAAGGGGAACTGAAAGAATCTGACTGCATTCATCAACACTGCCTGTCATTGAATCTGCCAGCACCAAATGCCACCAACAGAAAACGGCTCATTAAAGGGCTCCTCTTGCACACTTTAATGTCAAGTGGCTTCCACTGAGCTTTGCTTCTTTCTGCAAATTAGTACACTCTCACTTTAGGCCATGTATAATCTCAGCACATAATTAAGAGGGAATGCccacatcattattattattattattattattattattattattattattattattattattattattattaatctgctCAGGTGAAAGCTGAGGAAGAGGTAATGTAATTGGAGCAGTTTGTCTCTCTGTGAAAAACGGGCAAAAAAGAAGCCATTAAAATAGCATGAAGATCTACGTCAGTCACTTCTAAACTCCAAGCGATGCTGTGACTGTCTTAAAGGGCAGCTTTTCACACCTGCAGCCCTCAAAAATCCCTCTACACATATGAATAAGAAAAATACTATTAGGTTTGTCAGCCGTGGTACTCTAAAACACTTGGTTGTACTACTTAACTTTTATTAAATGAACTCAAACACTTTATTGCAACAATGACAAGGCACCGTGCCACCCGGGCATTGAAGGGTATCATATAAACAAGCCGATTAGTTTTGAAAAAGCCTTGAaaactttctccttttcttcttaTTCCCAGAAAATGACAGCACAAGTTACCCAGTAAATTTCCAAAAAGCATCTAACATTAAAATCAGGAATGCATCCTGCTGATATTACCCATCTTAACCACATGATGGCAGTAGCGTGAAGTCAGGTTAAAGCTGGATGcttcatatacacattttcacatctgtttctgttgtttctcATCCATTAAGCATATCAGGGTGACCTTTTGCTGCTCGTGCCTAAAGGTCATTAAATGCTCTGGTAATAAAATAGAATCACTCTGAAATTACATCACGCTGAGAGCTGAACTCAAACTGATTAGCTGTTAAAGGTTAACCTGTGAGCAGGTAGTAGAACAGAGTAAGAAGTCTACTGATTGTGAAGCTTGTTAAGATGAGATGTCACAAAAACACGAAGACACAAATActttagaaatctgtcaaaaacgaAGCTAAAacgtacatttttatttatgaggCAAATGACAAAACGAATTCATGGTTTTATGCTCAAATCTGAGCATAAATCTGAGCCAGCTAACTGCATTTCTCAGCAAAGTCAGAAATTTGACAAGCATAACATTCAACCAATAAAACTAAATCTTTTCTGTTCAGAAATACACGTAAATAACTGTAACTTAACatctcaataataataatactgttaATTTAGGGCAGCTGTGGGGTAAACCTGACATTGGGTGCTGGTCTAATAAAAATGCTAAGCACCGTATTAAAACATTAACAATAATCGAATAAGCGAATTCTCTGTGCATTTATTTCAAAGGTCACTTTTACACATTCTTATTACAACTTAAAGAAATCTAGGAAAGCCCTGTGTTCTGTCTGCATTTCAAGAAAAAATATCCTCCCTGATCACAGTTTGGAACACTAATGTTTATGCATGATAAAAGTCTTTCAGCAATGTGAAGTTCACGTAGTTTAGTATCACGGTTCAGTGTTTGTTGGCGGCTGTCTGACAAATTGAAGGGCAGCCCTTGTGCAAGAGAGTTGCAAAACACGGAGTGCAATCAACAAGAAAATCTCTCGGCTGTGCGAGCCAGCACACAGCTTTTGAAGCCCGGCTCACTCCTGTTCAACCCCACCTCTTGCTCTCACTGCGTCTGCTCTCACTTGGAGAGTAAGCTCCCCTGATCCTCCACACAGACTAAGTTTACAGGCtgaagcagcaacagcagaagCTCCTCCCTTTCGACACATCTGGAACAGTGTTAAAGCGGAGAGGAGCGCACCAACACTCTCCTGAAGGATAGCAACACAGTAAAAGTTGTTCAAATCAGGTTTTTAAGAGGActgacctttttatttttcttgcataCTTAAAGTTAACTGTGGACAGCTGGTTTCCTGAACATACCACACAGCTCCATTTACGCTACTCTGACCTGTGAAAGATCTTCCTGCCCATCATCCCTCACTGACAGCTTCTACTTGCTGCAAGTAagtaaagattttttattttgagttcTGATGGATTCTGTTTGCTTCTGTctaatttcttattttgttgATGCATGATGGGAAAGACACTTGCAACACTTATGATACCACAATACCACAGGGTGCCTTTATGTTTCCGTTACAGCAAAGTGTTTCAGAGTGAGCAGCTAAACATTAACGCAAGAGAGGAATAGTAATGcacaataaagaaaatacagCACAGCAAGTTCCTACTAACTTTCACCAACATTACGCTCTGCCTGAATCACACAGATATCACATGCTGTCACATTAAATTTGTTAGTGGACTTCCTGATTTGTAGGAGTTTCCAGTCCTTACTGCTCCTTCCCTAAAGCATTCTCATATCTGCGTGTCCTTGCAGGTCTAAACATGCAAAGCCACCACAATCAGCATGAGCTCGAATTCGTCCTGATGGAAATAATTTAGCAGATACACAGAATATTTATGTAACGTATATGTAAGGAAAACTAATGTCTCCAGTAACCTTTTCATCCATCAAGTGACAATTCTCCCACTTCTCTATGAATTTCCCCTCCTGTGGTCAAACTGACTGTCAACTCAGTCCCATTCTATCAGTGAACAAGCATCAACAACAGCACCACACAAAGTTAAGCAATTACTGATAGCCTTGATTATCCACGAGCATTTTCCTCACCTTCTCATCTACATACTCGGTCCTGAAGCTGGGAGCCGGGCTCATTGCTAACAACAAAAGCTTTTAACCACTGATGCTGATTGTCACCCTTCCAAAATGACATGGAAGAGTGAGACATTTATTTGAGATTTCAAGTCATAGTTTCCAAAGTCGGCAGCTGGAAAACTCTAAAATGTTTCCATCACTGCTTGGTCCAAAAACATTCCCGGCATTTCTGCTTTAAGTGGGATTGAGGAATGTTCCAAGACTGTAAAACTACGCAAACTGCCATCCTTTATGAGCGGATACTGAAAATGCCAGCTAGTCTCCATCTTCCTCATATAAACATTTACGATGCAGACCTCTCACTTTCTTCTGAGCTATGCATCCAAAACTCTCATTCACCACTGCTTCCCTAAACTTTACAGTTTAGACTTCCATGGCTGTGCCTGTGGTCTCTTTGTGAGTTGTAACTGTGACTTTTTCAATTTCTATACAAGACAATATGACTGAGCTTCAACTTAAAGCTGCAAAGCAAAGCCATGTATCAGTGATTATCAAGCAACACAGCCctgtttttataattattttcattGATAGTAGCACTTTTAAATTCTACATGAAAGATGTAGGGTGCAGAATAATTTAACACACAAGAAGCCATGTGACTGTACATGATATGTATAAATAACTCGTATAATTTATAAACTGGAATAAGAGTTTTCTAAAGGCTCAGCTACATCCAAGAAAACTGCATTAGTTCCCTTAACAGAAACTGCGTTTACAGTGACAAAAAAGGCAGCGTATGGTTCTGTATCATAGTGAAATGAGCTCATATTCACAGTAAGTATAAGTACTaagttatttttaacatttttaaatagagTCAGAGGCCATGTGGTACCGCCTGTTATTTCTGAGTGAGTCATACTGTATATTGTGCCCAGAAGTCTTAGGTAATCTAAGTTAGAAAAAACAAGCTAACCTTGATGGAGTTGTCAAtttttttgacatattttgaGCCGTATAAAACACAACTGCAGGTATTAGGTGCTGTGTGGTTACGGGCTGAAGCTGTAGATGATAAATGTGAGACATGACCATGaaaaagggggaggagggtTTACACGGTCAGGAATGTGGAAGTAGATATGCAAGAATGGACAGGGAGGGTTGTGCTAATAGCACATTGGACAGAAACAGACTGGATGGCAGGGTTTTCACATGCCATCGACTTTAACATTCCTCAGAAAATCATGCTTACGCATAACTTCCactatttttttaagaaagagacctttCGTTTTTGGCCCTTTTACAGAAAAGAACTCTTCTAGAATTTTCCACTGCAGTTCTGGCTTGATTGTCCGTTACAGAAACCACAAAGAACTGGCAGGAACATAATTACTAGCCTAGCCTTACAAAGCCAGATGTACAGGCAACCAAATAAGGCTGTTTAAATAGGTTTCCTAAAACAATAACTGTTTGCGTTTCCATGATGGTTCTATTTAACAGTCCactgattcatctgtttttctaTTCAGGGCCCTTTCCACTCATTAAAGCACCTTTAAGGTCCTTTTGGTGCATTTCCAGCTGTTTCTACCGTCTGTTTTACCAAAAGCTTCATTTCATATcaaaatatgtgtgtttttctgtctgtgtaacATGGATCACTAAAGGATGCCTTTGGGAGGAGGAAACAAGTGTGGCCGCTGTTCAAAGACGGTTTACTTTGCAGAAGAGGTTCTCTGTGACGGGCGGAGCTTCCATAGATCCTGCTTCCTGTGCAGTGAGTTAACCGATTGCTGTTTCCTGTGATTGTGGAGCCCAGTGAACTTTTGGCACGTATTACAGGCACATGTAATATTAACCTAATGTGTATGAGCCGTCTGTATGTGCAGACAAAGAGAAAATGCTGTATAAGTCTGGCTGAGCTATATTTGAACTACATCTTGGTCTAttaatttttgtgtgtgtgtctcctagaAACTGAGCCTTAAGCTGATCAGTTCCCCTTTCGCTCTAACTTCCTGTCAGAGTCTATTCAGATgagctgcagagagaaaaaatatcAACACATTTCAGGATTAGCCAGCTTCATATAAAAGTCTTGTATCTTTATAAAATCCAGTTATTTACATTGATGTGTTAGCACTACAAAACCTTTTTATCTTCCAAGGAGTCGCACGAGCAAAAAGTCTACTAACCTAGAGGAGTCCTGTGTCTttataaaatgtgattaaaacagTCTGCAACTAGGCCGATGAAAAAACCAAAAGGACGCCGGTGTATTTCTGGCCTCTATCGACTTCTAGATTGGTTTCCTGCTTTTTGTAAACCTCTGGGACCATTCCTGTTATCGCTGCGTCACTCCCTGGAAGTCCACTTCAAAAACTAGGAAGAAATAGCAGCACATTTTAGGTTGTTTATGCTGAATGTTCTCCTTAATATGCATCAGGATGGTAGAACTACCAGCGATGAATTTAAGGTGGAGAACCCAGTAAACCCCGGGCGCCATCTTGGTTCAGGTTGCGCTCCTAGTGGTGCTCctgtttttggctttttctgGCTTGGACACTGATGGCTCTCACACTGAAGACCACTGTTTAGTGTCTATTTGAGCTTTCTTTtagttgttcttcttcttttggctttTCTCTTTAGGTGTTGCCATAGCCaatcatctgcctccacctctcctgaACTCTTGCAAACCCTATCCTAGTCAAAAGTACTATAGTTACTGGCCTTGCACCGATAGCAGTTGTTAACCCAGAAAATAGAATTCTTGACAATCTGCATATTTCATCTGCCAACGATTTTATACCAAATACCCATCCTGACGCATGCATCCCCATCTGTCCGAGCTTGGGCTCAGAACTAAGAGTACACTGACTTGTGGCTGGGTTTGTCTTCACCAGTTATGATCCCCAACATGTAGTTTAGGTCAGCTTGGGTCAACAAgttgatgtttgttgagctgtcTGGTAAAACTGCAAATATGCATCTGCGAGTAATGGAAACAGGATTTCCTGGAAGTGATACAATCTAGCAGGATTGCTAAAATGCTCACAGCAATTCAAAAAGGAAACATCAGACAAAACATTTTGACCACTCCACATACAAGTATTCATCTCTTGTGTACTGTAAATCTTTCATAATGATAAATTAGATATCTTGAAAGAAATGTGGGTTCATGGGGTTTGGAGGAGTTATTTGTGTTCTCGCATCACAATCAAACATTCCTGTGATGGAATTTAGATGAGAACATGTTCCTTCAAACAAAATGTTCCTTATAAGGCAAACAGTTGGGAGCCTTTATAAACACATGAACGTACTCAACGAAAAGTGCAAAGGTATGCAAAACAATAATAACGTGTCTCTTTGTACAGTGGTGTGTGGGAAGAATTTGGACAGCACAACTGTTGCTGTTCATATGGATGAAGTCTACTGCAAGGCATGCTATGGTAAGAAATATGGGCCAAAAGGCTATGGTTATGGCCAAGGAGCAGGAACCCTCAGCATGGACAAAGGAGAGTCCCTGGGAATTAAACCTGAAGAGTGAGTAACACACAGGCAAGCATACTTTTTGATGGTTTTAAGGCTCCTTATCCACATTTTGTTGCCTTCTTTACCCATCAGACCCGGTCCCCATCGTCCTACCACCAACCCAAACCCCTCCAAGCTAGCTCAGAAGTTTGGAGGATCAGACAAATGCCCTCGCTGTGGCAAGTCTGTCTACGCTGCTGAGAAAGTGATGGGAGCTGGGAGTGTAAGCAAAACACAAGCATATATGCGCGCATGCAAGAAAAACACAACTGCTTTAAAACGAGGCTTGTATATGTTTACAGGCATGGCATAAGTCTGGATGTTTTACATGCGCCACTTGTGGGAAGAGCCTTGAATCAACCACACTAGCTGATAAGGAAGGGGAAATCTACTGCAAAGGTAAAACTCTCTCTTTCAAAGACTTCTATAGAACCAGACAACAGCActtactgccacctgctggcctttaaaaagaatgcaggtGTAACATACCTCCACATTGGGTCCAAACTTCAAACATTTCCCATGGGTCAATGACTGTCACAATTAAGATGTGTTTCCATGGGCGCAAAGCTAGGAAAGCTAACCCATTCAGGCCCAGGAAGGATCTGAAACAGATAATATAGGTGATAGGAACACTAAATATATATAACTTgggctgaaagaaaaaaaagtctttataaATGAGGCTTGTGGTTAAAAACGAACTCCTTTTTTATAAGAATGGCCAAATGAGTTGTAATAAACCCTAGAATACAACAGAGGGTGCAGTTACTCAGAAAAATAGAAGTTTTATGATTTCAGTTGAACTCTAAACCTGGGATTCAAAGTTCATGCCTGCAACAAGTTAAACAATGACTCCGAAAGGTTCTCTTCATCAAAATCTGTAAGCCTATTATAAATTAATTACACAAACTATGCACTGTATAGCTATCAAGCTATGtgctaaatgaaaaaataactttatCTATTACTTTCTGACTCATTTCAATAAATACCAGcaaacactcaccagccactttattaggtacacgtTGCTAGTAATGGCTTGAACCAATTTTGCCTTGAAAACTGCCTGAATTCTTCACATCACCGATTAGACGAGGTGCTGGaaagagattttggtccacgctgacatgacagcatcacgcagtcgctgcagatttgtccgctgcacatccatgacacAGATCTCCGGTTTTACCACATCCCTAAAGTGCTCTAtttttgtagggtctttaactATAGTAAGAAGGGCTTTGAGGtaactgtttttgtgataatgtgctacataaacaaaatgaactgaacttaaTTATTAGATTGGGATGTGGTGAATGTAAAGACCCTTTGAGTGAATTCACTGTCATGTCCAGGAAACCACTTTGAGATGATCTGGTGAATTACTCtgctgaaagaagccatctgAAGACAAGCAGTAGCACTTGGGTAGGCTGTTTGTGTTTAATCAGTGCTCAAGCTGTACTAATGGGCCCAAAGTGATTCAAGAAACTACCTCTTACACAACTACACCATCAGCAGTCTAAACTGTTGATAAAAGGCAGGAtgtacaccaaattctgaccctgccaTGCCATCCAAACGTTGTAGCAGAAATTAAGGATAGACATGTTTTCAATTTTCTATCATCCAATTTTGAATGTTTGCACATAGTAGCCTCAGTGTCACAGTCTCGCTGAGGCAGACTGTATGTGTTGTGAagagtggacccaaaatgcagacatgaACGAACTTGGAACAAAACTTGAATATT from Astatotilapia calliptera chromosome 20, fAstCal1.2, whole genome shotgun sequence includes these protein-coding regions:
- the LOC113012963 gene encoding cysteine and glycine-rich protein 2-like → MPLGGGNKCGRCSKTVYFAEEVLCDGRSFHRSCFLCMVCGKNLDSTTVAVHMDEVYCKACYGKKYGPKGYGYGQGAGTLSMDKGESLGIKPEEPGPHRPTTNPNPSKLAQKFGGSDKCPRCGKSVYAAEKVMGAGSAWHKSGCFTCATCGKSLESTTLADKEGEIYCKACYGKNFGPKGFGYGLGAGALAHTQ